The following proteins are co-located in the Gorilla gorilla gorilla isolate KB3781 chromosome 18, NHGRI_mGorGor1-v2.1_pri, whole genome shotgun sequence genome:
- the CDIPT gene encoding CDP-diacylglycerol--inositol 3-phosphatidyltransferase isoform X3 has product MPDENIFLFVPNLIGTRFGAMLDMLTDRCSTMCLLVNLALLYPGATLFFQISMSLDVASHWLHLHSSVVRGSESHKMIDLSGNPVLRIYYTSRPALFTLCAGNELFYCLLYLFHFSEGPLVGSVGLFRMGLWVTAPIALLKSLISVIHLITAARNMAALDAADRTKKK; this is encoded by the exons ATGCCAGACGAAAATATCTTCCTGTTCGTGCCCAACCTCATCG GAACCCGGTTTGGGGCCATGCTGGACATGCTGACGGACCGCTGCTCCACCATGTGCCTGTTGGTCAACCTGGCCCTGCTGTACCCTGGAGCCACGCTGTTCTTCCAAATCAGCATGAGTTTGGATGTGGCCAGTCACTGGCTGCACCTCCACAG TTCTGTGGTCCGAGGCAGTGAGAGTCACAAGATGATCGACTTGTCCGGGAATCCGGTGCTTCGGATCTACTACACCTCGAGG CCTGCTCTGTTCACCTTGTGTGCTGGGAATGAGCTCTTCTACTGCCTCCTCTACCTGTTCCATTTCTCTGAGGGACCTTTAG TTGGCTCTGTGGGACTGTTCCGGATGGGCCTCTGGGTCACTGCCCCCATCGCCTTGCTGAAGTCGCTCATCAGCGTCATCCACCTGATCACGGCCGCCCGCAACATGGCTGCCCTGGACGCAGCAGACCGCACCAAGAAGAAGTGA
- the CDIPT gene encoding CDP-diacylglycerol--inositol 3-phosphatidyltransferase isoform X2 has product MPDENIFLFVPNLIGYARIVFAIISFYFMPCCPLTASSFYLLSGLLDAFDGHAARALNQGTRFGAMLDMLTDRCSTMCLLVNLALLYPGATLFFQISMSLDVASHWLHLHSSVVRGSESHKMIDLSGNPVLRIYYTSRPALFTLCAGNELFYCLLYLFHFSEGPLVGSVGLFRMGLWVTAPIALLKSLISVIHLITAARNMAALDAADRTKKK; this is encoded by the exons ATGCCAGACGAAAATATCTTCCTGTTCGTGCCCAACCTCATCG GTTATGCCCGGATTGTCTTCGCCATCATTTCTTTCTACTTCATGCCCTGCTGCCCCCTCACGGCCTCCTCCTTCTACCTGCTCAGCGGCCTGCTGGACGCTTTCGATGGACACGCTGCTCGCGCTCTTAATCAAG GAACCCGGTTTGGGGCCATGCTGGACATGCTGACGGACCGCTGCTCCACCATGTGCCTGTTGGTCAACCTGGCCCTGCTGTACCCTGGAGCCACGCTGTTCTTCCAAATCAGCATGAGTTTGGATGTGGCCAGTCACTGGCTGCACCTCCACAG TTCTGTGGTCCGAGGCAGTGAGAGTCACAAGATGATCGACTTGTCCGGGAATCCGGTGCTTCGGATCTACTACACCTCGAGG CCTGCTCTGTTCACCTTGTGTGCTGGGAATGAGCTCTTCTACTGCCTCCTCTACCTGTTCCATTTCTCTGAGGGACCTTTAG TTGGCTCTGTGGGACTGTTCCGGATGGGCCTCTGGGTCACTGCCCCCATCGCCTTGCTGAAGTCGCTCATCAGCGTCATCCACCTGATCACGGCCGCCCGCAACATGGCTGCCCTGGACGCAGCAGACCGCACCAAGAAGAAGTGA
- the CDIPT gene encoding CDP-diacylglycerol--inositol 3-phosphatidyltransferase isoform X1: MSCRHSFPLLLPCSLHSHAFLSSCHGDLCPLTSHTACFPACVPPQAGGHFQSWFTPCIRVINQIWAPVLHPLRHNSPCPPNLPGTRFGAMLDMLTDRCSTMCLLVNLALLYPGATLFFQISMSLDVASHWLHLHSSVVRGSESHKMIDLSGNPVLRIYYTSRPALFTLCAGNELFYCLLYLFHFSEGPLVGSVGLFRMGLWVTAPIALLKSLISVIHLITAARNMAALDAADRTKKK; this comes from the exons ATGAGTTGCAGACATAGCTTTCCTCTCCTCCTACCCTGTTCCCTCCACTCTCATGCCTTTCTCAGTTCATGCCATGGTGACCTTTGCCCACTGACCTCACACACAGCCTGTTTTCCAGCCTGTGTTCCTCCCCAGGCAGGCGGACACTTCCAGTCTTGGTTTACACCCTGCATCAGAGTGATAAACCAAATATGGGCACCTGTCCTGCATCCACTGCGCCATAACAGCCCTTGCCCACCTAATCTTCCAGGAACCCGGTTTGGGGCCATGCTGGACATGCTGACGGACCGCTGCTCCACCATGTGCCTGTTGGTCAACCTGGCCCTGCTGTACCCTGGAGCCACGCTGTTCTTCCAAATCAGCATGAGTTTGGATGTGGCCAGTCACTGGCTGCACCTCCACAG TTCTGTGGTCCGAGGCAGTGAGAGTCACAAGATGATCGACTTGTCCGGGAATCCGGTGCTTCGGATCTACTACACCTCGAGG CCTGCTCTGTTCACCTTGTGTGCTGGGAATGAGCTCTTCTACTGCCTCCTCTACCTGTTCCATTTCTCTGAGGGACCTTTAG TTGGCTCTGTGGGACTGTTCCGGATGGGCCTCTGGGTCACTGCCCCCATCGCCTTGCTGAAGTCGCTCATCAGCGTCATCCACCTGATCACGGCCGCCCGCAACATGGCTGCCCTGGACGCAGCAGACCGCACCAAGAAGAAGTGA
- the CDIPT gene encoding CDP-diacylglycerol--inositol 3-phosphatidyltransferase isoform X4 produces the protein MLDMLTDRCSTMCLLVNLALLYPGATLFFQISMSLDVASHWLHLHSSVVRGSESHKMIDLSGNPVLRIYYTSRPALFTLCAGNELFYCLLYLFHFSEGPLVGSVGLFRMGLWVTAPIALLKSLISVIHLITAARNMAALDAADRTKKK, from the exons ATGCTGGACATGCTGACGGACCGCTGCTCCACCATGTGCCTGTTGGTCAACCTGGCCCTGCTGTACCCTGGAGCCACGCTGTTCTTCCAAATCAGCATGAGTTTGGATGTGGCCAGTCACTGGCTGCACCTCCACAG TTCTGTGGTCCGAGGCAGTGAGAGTCACAAGATGATCGACTTGTCCGGGAATCCGGTGCTTCGGATCTACTACACCTCGAGG CCTGCTCTGTTCACCTTGTGTGCTGGGAATGAGCTCTTCTACTGCCTCCTCTACCTGTTCCATTTCTCTGAGGGACCTTTAG TTGGCTCTGTGGGACTGTTCCGGATGGGCCTCTGGGTCACTGCCCCCATCGCCTTGCTGAAGTCGCTCATCAGCGTCATCCACCTGATCACGGCCGCCCGCAACATGGCTGCCCTGGACGCAGCAGACCGCACCAAGAAGAAGTGA
- the LOC101153579 gene encoding uncharacterized protein yields the protein MPVLSQPRRAASASGLAHRPHHLRPGLRRPNLAPDAEARSRREHGPAPRCAGRRGRAQPALPTRNLPRLCQPRRRSGPPAAVAAAPAARGFREPPPPRPSLQNWRKEKSPAAFALAGSRRLERLQSTLQMGCFSRAPCDGRIRSQAPPYVILPSFSSVWRLGSLPPRRHLEGGMASTPMGNEGEKKSSWPSQAAPSLRGGPASLSRSEEYLSRISAELMKEALCTACCHLNPVPIKNKQSQDQATQISKRAFFTKT from the exons ATGCCAGTGCTGTCCCAGCCCCGCCGCGCGGCCTCAGCCTCCGGCCTGGCGCATCGGCCGCACCACCTGCGCCCTGGACTCCGCCGCCCCAACCTGGCCCCAGATGCTGAAGCCCGCAGCCGTCGGGAGCATGGACCGGCCCCGAGGTGCGCAGGACGCAGGGGGCGCGCGCAGCCCGCCCTTCCTACCCGCAACCTCCCTCGCCTCTGCCAGCCCCGCAGGCGCTCCGGGCCTCCAGCTGCGGTCGCCGCTGCTCCAGCTGCGCGCGGCTTCCGGGAACCTCCTCCTCCGCGCCCGTCGTTGCAAAAttggagaaaggaaaaa TCTCCAGCCGCCTTTGCTCTCGCAGGCTCCAGGCGGCTAGAGAGGCTTCAGAGCACCCTGCAGATGGGTTGCTTCTCGCGTGCCCCTTGTGATGGGAGGATTAGGTCGCAGGCTCCACCCTACGTCATCCTCCCAAGCTTCTCAAGCGTCTGGCGCTTGGGGTCACTGCCCCCAAGGAGGCACCTGGAGGG GGGGATGGCGTCCACTCCGATGGGGAATGAGGGGGAGAAGAAGAGCAGCTGGCCATCTCAAGCTGCACCCTCCTTGAGAGGAGGTCCG GCTTCGTTATCTCGTTCTGAGGAATACCTGTCCCGGATCAGTGCAGAACTCATGAAGGAGGCTTTGTGCACTGCTTGCTGCCACTTGAACCCTGTGCCCATCAAAAACAAGCAGTCACAAGACCAAGCGACTCAGATATCCAAACGCG CATTCTTCACCAAGACCTGA